The following proteins are co-located in the Pomacea canaliculata isolate SZHN2017 linkage group LG10, ASM307304v1, whole genome shotgun sequence genome:
- the LOC112573894 gene encoding uncharacterized protein LOC112573894 isoform X1 yields MLRQKTYTDRTLGPGSIEDVYVTFVKDPHNFFVQLESSADTLEKVSNQLQEYYKSNVGGVLTSWDLQAPCAALYSDNSWYRGQITGHPVENVLEVQFVDFGNTDFVSVENVRCLPPNLLSEPKLSFHCGLQGMAPLQNFWSPEHTAQFEDLVLDKSVTAVFKSYNASTNTYMVQLMGENDENLNHQFCLQAGLEMACSETGVGNRLGSSRSVQASGDKDLQVTIRAGSLPKPTRGIAKSLGVEADGHVATSPRPLQHVRLNVGEKVELTVVFVKSPVEFWCQASKFSQQNARMSEELNSEYSTLGMRDLAIRVLQQGYVCAALSSADETWYRAIIEKVSGQDVSVFFLDYGNTEIVSVANVKELKETFRGLPAQAVKCSLQGIVPTSGTWSNDAANVFEELVMDQTFMANILNRDTQESYMVQLFDMIGKKDVVSTFLRMSSDVRAITSGINISTGIITKGTSSPKLPVLSVPTTSSVSVFLSWVRSPEEFYIQFADNQSVLERLTDGLQEFYTSPKAVPASLLHLGSLVAAKFSEDGAWYRGSILDLGQDATVEFVDFGNSEKVSLADLRQLDSQFSHIPAQAICCCLDGVRPLQGQAWNVDAKDFLERLTENGATCKILGRKEAKYLVKLEAHGKDIGEEMAALAVVRRTPEPAPAGHTKQFTHVNLVQGQFTKVYVSHSESVENFYVQLSANMDNLDSLMSDLNGQSSSIQSRPLTSPLVGMPCVAQFAEDGQWYRARVQSFTAHDVDVLFVDYGNIQTSPRNTVFRLDPAFLTLPAQAIHCSLDIHVGRNADSLLEKFVKITGEEELDMRVKQKEGFRLIVDLFKNNQSVTDELKATLGKITDKPLMSREGTGYACMNIAAGQTIQAYISFVESISRFWVQVVGTDKQLDSMKETLGQRYGSGSEPALAALSPGQPCCALYDEDGLWYRAVVVSVHGPKVKVHFVDYGNSELVKRENVKPISADLIAQPTLALECCLDGFEPSSSDAVPVATFENMVTEKELTLTFTGGKNVKVRVGNVDVGESLYKQRLFKEASVMLVLKEPSPPAGSSDAIITHIEEETGIFYIQLLSASSQLEHLSATVQSMCVGGGIPLKGAISKGTICCACFSADGWWYRSRVLSISGGKALVQFVDYGNSEYSPTNQLKCLHPDLLAAPIQAFPCRLMGLDQWNPQIASMFSKTALDVDVKVRFVGSSSPFDVQVSVNGHDLLCMLSKASSPSPQKTFGSLQKQTGRSPREKSSGWSPKERQSGGSPREKFSGGSPKEKQSGGYSREKRSSGSPREKFIGSTSSQRLFGGPLASDVSVTHKLASDSSQTSSPPQLYALQSSLQGAHPAFISFVAEDGTFYLQLSKDVSTIEEMGEKLAAFGKAGRVTSSPGTACAAVFKEDGAWYRAVIKQVMGGNADVQFVDFGNGEMCDIKSLKPLPTEMLGPALAFHCQLLELGPLTKEQLKVLKASAMDKELQVIFSNATDPPYEVSIYDNGQNIAITLFKSTQLRAQKVPNGTVSATVVHMEADGRFFIHLTQERGALQALSADLQAACQRDISDLESVDVGHVCCVKFATDDMWYRAQIVGEDSSVMEVLLVDLGTRRQTEKTNIVKLPSDFMTKSAFAYECRLHGVDKWTEEQKEKFRTMTEKKTVGVSFLSSKPPYDVEMTRSIGLELLEGETSSLNTQVVIEKPECKNLSKERVPLTASDQKLSPFPLLPSQFPPETDTCVVSHVDRDGCFYVQLSVDDEARDSMTEKLQEECESSCSEVITSLTVGSLCSAEFSEDGAWYRAVVEDINEDSVVVRFIDYGNKDVVAKNDLRSLTPYSSNVPPLSYSCRLELDGCAAAKEEISAKLEEIVLEHTFHVRFLEPSQHHPYTVRLTLEDGSSVTDIVASQVAVNKGASDINIVHADETKDTTDIHFTPVDETKDTSDVVIMPADETEALSCNRNPDESCDSETITLFPGQQVAVIVSHVVSPSLFYIQRKDSQGCLNSLMDSMFEHYSKLEECHIKKDELVNQLCAAQFGDETWYRAKVTTLCVDTDACDLFFIDFGNTATVPCSSVYTLSTEFESVPSQSTACRLAGVTNMDNGWSQGVVAAFEELVTDKVLIANIIEGDGTDKPYLVDLYSSGVSVALSLLEQGLPGVFAEEPVEEESFVSRSLPCMENAEVPVSDTEENTDDIANIEDDQNTKTSAVLESTRVGTCRDVRYLDENYSLTNDGDSKSKDNHFDTFETRKGFEQIDSCDENIVDFSRQPEGEEPHLESTMLEEESRTVMDAGHKDTTEDAADSTPDYRQSECAVVTDGTATYQSELNSYAFAIEEIDSTLRIGLSENSADGLEISQPILQSTVLGDTFSQSCDAHEKFEMVPEFRCETFEVGKEYQVNVNFEGQPDAFYVTRVDSKDLLQTLADRIALEIADTDTDAQTKIFTVDSPCLVQDSGLWLRGQVQIVADNMYKILCVDTGNMLHVNRDQIWDLPAHFLDIPTLFVPCALADVAPVDGSWCDNALAFFSDFVKKGTLHAFVASFSERTGVYKVMLRHSLLKDETSSSFTSFSTEPSLNSALVELGYAEAVPGSALDVEIQLEKTIDDPEQMSQFEASFSEVACHRENSLGQEDVDKDEETAGGQEEKKVVAVEGESRTFEDDGRLDDSEGEESTGVMEEKGEGDTYDTDADATNRREANLFDMEESKGYAAFEAERDVGEEVLVESVGAEELETADSKNETSVAADEEEETEIGKKLKASTAVSINITFSTPEYIEEQMNSGLKASNLSVGLPEYFKEQINDSQTACNDNRFENCGILPASQADLPDGQGHKVSQEDSKQKDPCSMLSGISVGETMETVTVGLKDTLQYAQVSAVSNEEVADLEGVKTSCYWASPVECVNVDKSLVDGCLEGGVVYRDVDSVLIGDEKGANYTTHMESTTTTPSFISRTEVEEFKVDKLIEDYRVRGGSDLLGEHVFSSWGHNIKKQPGLPSEHGCADHETDGLLEVASNEKDKTLEEAVFHMPVLADDKIHLVKEHQDQSQDKIDLNGRGILTPGIEADSKTEEFGEEFSATITRCAVMEKVSSYCFDTTMKSVTEANILSKPKCHHYGKSHDHFKMEQNYDWPVDCLMETKQNCDQYIKADQSHNQSGDYAIEREQNYVHLQRSVHDKTRLELCGKETCHCYSLALGVKSPFDWKIGPKGDCRKFKGLPGQQDLNKDYGQETIIQGYQNIVHENNLETAAKCHEQKLIVGNCVWEIDEKSVKEVQEDFKFVQYQGCASGEDTNAAENRNNKILACGDSEGTVSVARKIQSFLNEEKEQKITKLGKKHSLKEYDKIIDAESVHKQEARAGIFSGRTNTAADYSRQASHRAVAYDDQTAALSHQQASIWRVEWELTQQHDTDKSLQNKESQPQSLPVQEPDLGVNDPDDGFMFNIQDNLPDGLHQNHLATVETQIYGTEVAGQDLFITGDGQIATSLTADQDLLVTRDCQSCTSEVPDEGLMKVDSQITTSQAATQDLLVTGTNHIVISEAADQECSLHQDCRSTSDGADSIWLGWTRGHTLVTDAKDNILETENQKSIWQAGPNGADDDDDQEVSDGSFSPDDLGDVAGTLEHMAEMEHENLAAEELKEQVEHIAELMDEQGNMFEPYDGEMGLEGCKGAEDSCRCNSRDSVRKGTCVKRV; encoded by the exons atgttaaggcAAAAGACTTACACAGATAGAACCCTAGGACCGGGTTCTATTGAGGATGTGTATGTTACCTTTGTCAAAGATCCTCACAACTTCTTTGTACAGCTGGAAAGCAGTGCAGACACTCTAGAAAAGGTTTCTAATCAACTCCAG GAATACTACAAAAGCAATGTTGGAGGTGTCTTGACGTCATGGGATTTACAAGCACCCTGTGCTGCTCTATACTCAGATAATAGCTGGTATCGTGGCCAAATTACAG GTCATCCAGTGGAAAATGTGTTGGAAGTTCAGTTTGTGGATTTTGGAAATACAGATTTTGTGTCTGTAGAGAATGTACGCTGCTTGCCTCCTAATCTCCTCTCAGAACCCAAGCTTAGCTTTCACTGTGGACTGCAGGGTATGGCACCATTGCAGAACTTCTGGTCTCCTGAACACACTGCACAGTTTGAGGACCTTGTTCTTGACAAATCGGTCACAGCTGTCTTTAAAAGTTACAATGCTAGTACCAACACATACATGGTGCAGCTGATgggagaaaatgatgagaaccTGAACCACCAGTTTTGCCTACAGGCAGGGCTAGAAATGGCCTGCTCAGAGACCGGGGTTGGGAACAGACTTGGTAGTTCTCGCAGTGTGCAGGCAAGCGGTGACAAGGATCTTCAGGTGACCATCCGTGCTGGTAGCTTACCCAAACCAACACGTGGCATTGCTAAGTCACTAGGTGTTGAAGCAGATGGACATGTAGCAACCTCACCAAGACCTCTTCAGCATGTTAGATTGAATGTTGGAGAAAAAGTGGAGTTGACAGTTGTGTTTGTTAAAAGCCCTGTGGAATTTTGGTGCCAGGCCAGCAAGTTTAGTCAGCAAAATGCACGAATGTCAGAAGAGCTGAATTCTGAGTACAGCACATTGGGAATGAGAGATCTTGCTATTCGTGTACTCCAGCAAGGTTATGTATGTGCTGCACTGTCATCTGCTGATGAGACTTGGTACAGAGCCATCATAGAGAAG gtGTCTGGCCAAGATGTCTCTGTATTTTTCCTAGACTATGGTAACACAGAGATTGTCTCTGTAGCTAATGTGAAAGAACTGAAGGAAACGTTTCGGGGTCTTCCAGCACAAGCTGTGAAATGCTCACTTCAAGGCATTGTTCCTACTAGTGGTACGTGGAGCAATGATGCTGCAAATGTCTTTGAGGAGCTTGTGATGGACCAAACATTCATGGCCAACATACTTAATCGAGATACTCAGGAAAG TTACATGGTCCAGCTGTTTGACATGATTGGAAAGAAGGATGTTGTGTCGACTTTTCTGAGAATGTCTTCTGATGTGCGTGCTATAACATCAGGCATCAACATAAGTACTGGAATTATCACGAAAGGAACCAGTTCTCCAAAATTACCTGTCCTCTCCGTTCCAACTACTTCTTCAGTATCA gtgtttcTTAGCTGGGTGAGATCACCAGAAGAATTCTACATTCAGTTTGCTGATAACCAATCAGTTCTGGAGAGACTGACTGATGGTCTACAGGAATTCTATACAAGTCCTAAAGCTGTTCCTGCTTCTTTGCTACATTTAGGTTCTTTAGTTGCTGCAAAGTTTTCAGAAGATGGGGCCTGGTACCGTGGAAGTATTTTGGATCTTGGTCAAGATGCAACAGTGGAATTTGTAGACTTTGGAAATTCTGAAAAAGTGTCACTGGCAGATTTACGACAGTTAGATTCCCAATTTTCACACATACCGGCACAGGCTATCTGTTGTTGCTTAGATGGTGTACGTCCTCTGCAAGGACAGGCATGGAATGTTGATGCAAAAGATTTCTTGGAAAGGCTAACAGAGAATGGAGCAACATGTAAAATTCTTGGTCGCAAGGAAGCTAAATACTTGGTGAAACTTGAAGCTCACGGCAAAGACATTGGTGAAGAAATGGCAGCTCTTGCTGTGGTGCGCCGCACGCCAGAGCCAGCACCAGCTGGTCACACCAAGCAATTCACACATGTGAATTTGGTGCAAGGACAATTTACCAAGGTGTATGTGTCGCACTCAGAGTCTGTGGAGAACTTTTATGTCCAGTTGTCTGCAAACATGGATAACCTTGACAGTTTGATGTCAGACCTGAATGGTCAAAGCTCCAGTATTCAGTCCAGACCTCTCACCTCTCCTCTG GTAGGTATGCCATGTGTTGCCCAGTTTGCTGAGGATGGGCAGTGGTACAGAGCTCGAGTGCAGTCATTCACAGCACATGATGTGGATGTGTTGTTTGTGGATTATGGCAATATCCAGACATCTCCTCGTAATACAGTGTTCAGGTTAGATCCTGCATTCTTGACTCTGCCTGCCCAAGCCATTCATTGCTCTCTGGATATCCATGTTGGCCGAAATGCAGATAGTCTcttggaaaaatttgtaaagatcaCTGGTGAGGAAGAACTGGACATGAGGGTGAAACAAAAGGAAGGTTTCAGGCTTATTGTTGATTTGTTCAAGAATAACCAGTCAGTTACAGATGAACTGAAAGCAACATTAGGGAAAATCACTGACAAACCTTTGATGTCCAGAGAGGGAACAGGATATGCCTGCATGAATATTGCAGCTGGACAAACCATTCAAGCGTATATCAGTTTTGTTGAGTCCATTTCTCGATTCTGGGTGCAGGTTGTTGGCACAGATAAGCAGCTAGACTCTATGAAAGAAACTTTAGGTCAGCGCTATGGTTCTGGTTCTGAGCCAGCTTTGGCAGCCTTGTCACCAGGACAGCCTTGTTGCGCCCTCTATGACGAAGATGGTCTGTGGTATCGTGCTGTGGTTGTTTCTGTGCATGGACCGAAAGTGAAAGTGCATTTTGTTGACTATGGGAACTCTGAACTTGTGAAAAGGGAGAATGTAAAGCCAATCTCTGCAGACCTTATTGCTCAACCTACTTTAGCACTAGAATGTTGTCTGGATGGATTTGAGCCCAGCTCTTCTGATGCTGTACCTGTAGCAACTTTTGAGAACATGGTCACAGAAAAAGAACTTACACTAACTTTCACTGGTGGAAAGAATGTTAAAGTTAGGGTTGGGAATGTTGATGTTGGCGAGTCCCTTTACAAGCAAAGGCTGTTTAAAGAGGCATCTGTCATGCTAGTCTTGAAAGAACCTTCTCCACCTGCAGGATCATCTGATGCAATCATTACACATATAGAGGAGGAAACTGGCATTTTCTACATCCAACTTCTTAGTGCATCTTCTCAGTTAGAGCATCTGTCTGCCACTGTGCAGTCTATGTGTGTTGGTGGCGGCATACCTTTGAAGGGAGCCATATCCAAAGGCACCATTTGCTGTGCTTGTTTCTCAGCTGATGGCTGGTGGTACAGGTCCCGTGTGCTGTCGATCAGTGGTGGCAAGGCTTTGGTGCAGTTTGTAGACTATGGAAATTCAGAATATTCACCGACAAACCAGTTGAAATGCCTACACCCTGATCTGCTGGCAGCTCCTATTCAAGCTTTTCCTTGTCGCTTAATGGGTCTTGATCAATGGAACCCACAGATTGCCAGCATGTTTTCCAAGACAGCCCTCGATGTGGATGTCAAGGTTAGATTTGTTGGGTCTTCATCTCCATTTGACGTACAGGTTTCAGTAAATGGCCATGATCTTCTCTGTATGCTTTCAAAGGCATCTTCACCATCGCCACAGAAGACATTTGGCTCATTGCAGAAGCAGACAGGCAGATCACCACGAGAAAAGTCCTCGGGCTGGTCACCTAAGGAAAGGCAGTCAGGTGGATCACCACGAGAAAAGTTCTCAGGTGGGTCACCCAAAGAAAAGCAGTCAGGTGGATATTCAAGGGAGAAACGTTCTAGTGGATCACCACGGGAGAAGTTTATTGGAAGTACCTCTTCTCAGAGGTTGTTTGGAGGTCCTTTAGCATCAGATGTATCAGTAACTCACAAGCTTGCATCAGATTCATCACAAACTTCAAGCCCACCACAGTTGTATGCCTTACAGTCTTCACTACAAGGAGCTCACCCAGCTTTTATCAGTTTTGTGGCAGAGGATGGCACATTTTACCTACAGCTTTCTAAGGATGTCTCCACAATAGAGGAGATGGGAGAAAAACTGGCTGCTTTTGGGAAAGCTGGCCGTGTCACTTCTTCTCCTGGGACTGCCTGTGCTGCTGTATTTAAGGAGGATGGTGCTTGGTATAGAGCAGTTATCAAACAAGTAATGGGGGGAAATGCAGATGTTCAGTTTGTAGACTTTGGAAATGGAGAGATGTGTGATATCAAAAGCCTGAAACCTTTGCCCACGGAGATGCTTGGTCCAGCCTTGGCCTTTCACTGCCAGTTGTTAGAGTTAGGACCCCTGACTAAAGAGCAGCTGAAGGTGCTGAAGGCATCAGCTATGGACAAGGAGCTTCAAGTGATTTTTTCAAATGCCACAGATCCCCCTTATGAAGTAAGCATTTATGACAATGGTCAGAATATTGCCATCACACTTTTCAAATCTACTCAGCTGCGAGCCCAGAAAGTTCCGAATGGTACAGTTTCTGCCACAGTGGTGCACATGGAGGCTGATGGGAGATTTTTTATTCATCTTACTCAAGAACGGGGAGCTCTGCAGGCACTATCAGCGGACCTGCAGGCTGCATGCCAGAGAGACATCAGTGACCTAGAAAGTGTAGATGTTGGCCATGTATGTTGTGTTAAGTTTGCTACAGATGACATGTGGTACAGAGCCCAGATTGTTGGTGAAGACAGCTCTGTTATGGAGGTACTTCTTGTGGACTTAGGCACtagaagacagacagagaagaCAAATATTGTTAAGCTTCCCTCTGACTTCATGACCAAGTCAGCATTTGCTTATGAGTGCAGACTGCATGGTGTTGATAAGTGGacagaagaacagaaagaaaagttccGAAccatgacagaaaagaaaactgtggGTGTCTCATTTCTTTCATCCAAGCCACCATATGATGTTGAAATGACTCGCAGCATAGGCCTTGAACTTCTAGAGGGTGAGACTTCCAGTTTAAATACACAAGTAGTAATTGAGAAGCCAGAATGCAAAAACTTATCAAAAGAAAGAGTTCCACTGACTGCTAGTGATCAAAAGCTTTCACCTTTTCCTCTATTACCATCACAATTCCCACCAGAAACAGATACTTGTGTTGTGTCTCATGTTGATAGAGATGGCTGCTTCTATGTTCAGTTGAGTGTGGATGATGAAGCCAGAGACTCCATGACTGAGAAACTACAGGAAGAATGTGAATCATCTTGCAGTGAAGTCATCACCTCACTCACTGTCGGCTCTTTATGCTCTGCTGAATTCTCTGAAGATGGTGCTTGGTATCGTGCAGTTGTTGAGGACATCAATGAAGACAGTGTGGTGGTTCGGTTCATAGACTATGGCAATAAAGATGTTGTTGCTAAAAATGATCTGAGAAGTCTCACACCATACAGTTCTAATGTTCCCCCACTTTCGTATAGCTGTAGACTAGAATTAGATGGCTGTGCTGCTGCAAAAGAGGAGATAAGTGCAAAATTGGAGGAGATTGTTCTAGAGCATACATTCCATGTTAGGTTTCTTGAGCCAAGCCAGCATCATCCATATACAGTGAGACTGACTCTGGAAGATGGGTCTAGTGTTACAGATATAGTTGCTAGTCAAGTGGCAGTAAACAAGGGCGCATCTGATATTAACATTGTACATGCAGATGAAACAAAAGACACAACTGACATTCACTTCACACCCGTGGATGAAACAAAAGACACATCTGATGTTGTCATTATGCCTGCAGATGAAACAGAAGCACTCTCTTGCAACAGGAATCCTGATGAAAGTTGTGATAGTGAAACGATTACATTATTTCCTGGTCAGCAGGTTGCAGTAATTGTTAGTCATGTAGTCTCCCCTTCACTGTTTTATATTCAGCGCAAGGATTCTCAAGGCTGCTTAAACTCTCTAATGGACTCAATGTTTGAACACTACTCCAAACTTGAAGAATGCCACATTAAGAAGGATGAGCTGGTTAACCAGCTATGTGCAGCCCAGTTTGGTGATGAAACCTGGTACAGAGCCAAGGTTACTACCTTGTGTGTAGACACTGATGCATGTGATTTGTTCTTCATTGACTTTGGGAACACTGCCACAGTACCTTGTTCATCTGTGTACACACTTTCTACAGAGTTTGAGTCTGTGCCCAGTCAGAGCACTGCTTGCAGGCTGGCTGGAGTGACGAATATGGACAATGGCTGGAGCCAGGGTGTGGTGGCAGCTTTTGAGGAACTTGTGACTGATAA GGTGCTGATTGCTAATATCATTGAAGGAGATGGCACAGACAAACCCTACCTTGTCGACCTTTACAGCTCAGGTGTGTCTGTTGCTCTGTCTTTGCTGGAGCAGGGTCTGCCTGGTGTTTTTGCAGAGGAACCAGTTGAAGAAGAATCTTTTGTTTCCAGATCACTTCCATGTATGGAAAATGCTGAAGTACCTGTTTCAGATACAGAAGAAAACACCGATGATATTGCCAATATTGAAGATGACCAAAACACTAAAACAAGTGCTGTTTTGGAATCCACTCGGGTGGGAACATGTAGGGATGTCAGATATCTAGATGAAAACTACTCATTAACAAATGATGGGGACAGTAAATCCAAAGATAATCATTTTGACACTTTTGAGACTAGAAAGGGATTTGAACAAATTGACAGCTGTGATGAGAACATAGTAGACTTCTCTAGACAGCCAGAGGGAGAAGAGCCTCATCTAGAGAGCACCATGCTGGAAGAAGAGAGTAGAACAGTAATGGATGCAGGACACAAAGACACAACAGAAGATGCAGCAGATTCTACTCCTGATTATAGACAGTCTGAGTGTGCTGTTGTGACTGATGGGACAGCTACATACCAGTCAGAACTGAA TTCCTATGCCTTTGCCATTGAAGAGATAGATTCAACTTTAAGAATAGGCTTGAGTGAAAACTCTGCAGATGGTCTAGAAATTTCACAACCTATTCTTCAGTCAACAGTCCTGGGAGACACATTTTCACAATCATGTGATGCCCATGAGAAATTTGAAATGGTGCCTGAATTTAG ATGTGAGACATTTGAAGTGGGCAAAGAATATCAAGTGAATGTGAATTTTGAAGGTCAGCCTGATGCCTTCTATGTAACAAGGGTGGACTCCAAAGATTTACTTCAGACTTTGGCTGACAGAATTGCCTTAGAAATTGCAGACACTGATACAGACGCACAAACCAAGATCTTTACAGTGGATAGCCCTTGCTTAGTGCAAGATTCAGGCTTATGGCTGCGAGGCCAAGTACAAATTGTTGCTGATAATATGTACAAG ATTCTTTGCGTGGATACAGGGAACATGCTTCATGTGAACAGAGATCAGATTTGGGACTTACCTGCTCACTTTCTTGACATTCCCACTTTGTTTGTACCTTGTGCACTGGCAGATGTTGCTCCAGTGGATGGCAGTTGGTGTGACAACGCATTGGCATTCTTTTCAG ATTTTGTCAAAAAGGGTACTTTGCATGCCTTCGTGGCTTCCTTCTCTGAGAGGACTGGAGTCTACAAAGTTATGCTCAGACATAGTCTGTTGAAGGATGAGACCAGTTCCTCTTTCACTAGCTTCAGCACTGAACCATCATTGAACAGTGCCCTCGTAGAGCTAGGCTATGCTGAGGCTGTTCCAGGCTCTGCGCTAGATGTGGAGATACAGTTGGAGAAGACTATAGATGATCCTGAGCAAATGAGTCAGTTTG AAGCATCATTTAGTGAAGTTGCTTGTCACCGAGAGAACTCTCTTGGTCAAGAAGATGTGGATAAGGATGAAGAGACAGCTGGTGgacaggaagagaagaaggTTGTTGCTGTGGAAGGAGAAAGCAGAACTTTTGAAGATGATGGCAGACTGGATGACAGCGAAGGAGAAGAAAGCACAGGTGTGATGGAGGAAAAAGGAGAGGGAGACACCTATGACACTGATGCAGATGCCACAAACAGAAGGGAAGCAAACCTCTTTGATATGGAAGAGAGCAAAGGATATGCTGCTTTTGAGGCTGAGAGAGATGTAGGGGAGGAAGTGCTGGTAGAGAGTGTTGGTGCAGAAGAACTGGAAACAGCTGACAGCAAGAATGAGACtagtgttgctgctgatgaggaagaggagacag AGATTGGTAAAAAGCTGAAGGCGTCAACTGCAGTTTCTATTAACATTACATTCAGTACCCCAGAATATATTGAAGAACAAATGAACAGTGGGCTGAAAGCTTCCAACTTATCTGTAGGCCTTccagaatattttaaagagcAAATAAATGATAGTCAAACAGCCTGCAATGACAACAGATTTGAAAACTGTGGGATACTTCCTGCCTCTCAAGCAGATCTTCCCGATGGCCAAGGACACAAAGTATCTCAAGAGGATAGCAAACAAAAGGATCCTTGCTCTATGCTGTCTGGCATCTCAGTGGGAGAAACTATGGAGACTGTGACTGTTGGTTTAAAAGACACACTGCAGTATGCACAAGTCAGTGCTGTTTCTAATGAAGAAGTTGCTGATCTTGAAGGTGTTAAGACTTCGTGTTACTGGGCTAGTCCTGTTGAATGTGTGAATGTTGATAAGTCTCTTGTGGATGGTTGCCTTGAGGGTGGTGTCGTGTATAGAGATGTTGATTCAGTGCTTATAGGTGATGAAAAGGGTGCAAATTACACAACCCATATGGAGAGCACTACTACTACACCATCTTTCATTTCAAGAACTGAAGTAGAAGAGTTTAAAGTAGACAAACTCATTGAGGACTACAGAGTGCGTGGAGGGTCTGATTTACTTGGGGAGCATGTGTTTTCTAGCTGGGGACATAACATAAAGAAGCAGCCAGGATTGCCTTCTGAGCATGGGTGTGCTGATCATGAAACAGATGGACTGTTAGAGGTTGCGAGTAATGAGAAGGATAAGACATTGGAGGAGGCTGTATTCCACATGCCTGTGCTTGCTGATGATAAAATTCATCTGGTAAAAGAGCACCAAGACCAAAGTCAGGACAAGATTGATCTGAATGGCCGAGGAATTCTTACACCAGGGATTGAAGCTGACAGCAAAACTGAAGAATTTGGTGAAGAATTTTCAGCTACAATCACTAGGTGTGCAGTCATGGAGAAAGTGTCATCATATTGCTTTGATACTACTATGAAGAGTGTTACTGAAGCAAACATCCTATCCAAGCCCAAATGCCATCACTATGGTAAGTCTCATGATCACTTTAAAATGGAACAGAATTATGATTGGCCTGTTGATTGTCttatggaaacaaaacaaaattgtgatCAGTATATAAAAGCAGACCAGAGTCACAATCAATCTGGTGATTATGCCATTGAAAGGGAACAGAATTATGTGCACCTGCAGAGATCTGTCCATGATAAAACAAGACTAGAATTGTGTGGTAAAGAGACCTGCCACTGTTATTCCTTAGCACTTGGTGTAAAGAGTCCTTTTGACTGGAAAATTGGGCCAAAAGGTGACTGCAGAAAGTTCAAAGGTTTACCAGGTCAGCAAGACCTTAATAAAGACTATGGCCAAGAAACTATTATACAAGGCTATCAAAATATTGTGCATGAAAACAACTTGGAAACTGCTGCAAAGTGTCACGAACAGAAACTCATTGTAGGTAACTGTGTTTGGGAAATAGATGAGAAATCTGTGAAGGAAGTCCAAGAGGATTTTAAATTTGTGCAATATCAAGGTTGTGCTTCAGGTGAAGACACAAATGCTGCAGAGAATAGGAATAACAAGATACTTGCTTGTGGAGATAGTGAAGGCACTGTTTCAGTTGCCAGAAAAATCCAGTCTTTTCTAAATGAGGAAAAAGAGCAGAAAATAACTAAACTTGGGAAGAAACACAGTTTAAAGGAGTATGATAAAATAATTGATGCTGAATCAGTGCATAAACAGGAGGCTCGTGCAGGCATCTTCAGTGGGAGGACTAACACTGCTGCGGACTATTCCAGACAAGCCAGTCACAGAGCAGTTGCTTATGATGATCAGACAGCTGCATTAAGTCATCAGCAGGCATCCATTTGGCGCGTGGAATGGGAGCTAACACAGCAACATGATACTGACAAATCTTTGCAGAACAAGGAGAGTCAACCACAAAGCTTACCTGTTCAGGAACCTGATTTGGGAGTCAATGACCCTGATGATGGTTTTATGTTTAATATCCAGGATAATTTACCTGATGGTCTACACCAGAATCATCTTGCAACGGTGGAAACCCAGATATATGGCACAGAGGTTGCAGGCCAGGATCTTTTCATAACAGGGGATGGTCAGATTGCTACATCTTTAACTGCAGACCAAGATCTTCTTGTAACAAGGGATTGTCAGAGCTGTACTTCAGAGGTTCCAGATGAGGGTCTTATGAAAGTTGATAGTCAGATCACTACTTCCCAGGCTGCAACCCAGGATCTTCTTGTGACAGGGACTAACCATATTGTTATTTCAGAGGCTGCAGATCAGGAATGCAGTCTGCATCAAGATTGCCGGAGTACTTCTGATGGGGCAGATAGCATTTGGTTGGGATGGACTCGTGGTCACACACTAGTAACTGATGCCAAAGATAATATTCTGGAGACTGAGAACCAGAAGAGCATTTGGCAGGCAGGACCTAATggagctgatgatgatgatgatcaggaGGTGAGTGATGGGTCCTTTTCTCCTGATGATCTGGGGGATGTGGCAGGAACACTGGAGCACATGGCAGAGATGGAACATGAAAACCTAGCAGCAGAAGAACTGAAAGAACAGGTTGAACACATAGCAGAACTGATGGATGAACAGGGAAATATGTTTGAGCCATATGATGGGGAGATGGGGTTAGAAGGGTGTAAGGGTGCAGAAGATTCTTGCAGGTGCAATTCAAGAGATTCAGTGAGAAAAGGGACCTGCGTGAAAAGAGTTTAg